In Natronococcus sp. AD-5, the genomic window CGGCCGATCCGTCGGCGTTTCTTCGGGAGATCGTCGACGCCACGCAAACCCGCGCCGAGAACCTTCGGGAAGCCGTCGGATCGACGGACGACGGGGAGCTCAAAGACGAGATCGACGAGTTCGTCGACAGCATCACAGGGAACGCCGAAACCGTCCGCGAGAAGCTCGACGGGGCCCGGTTCGGGACCTTCGACGTCGTATACGCGTCGATGGACTACAACTACGCCTGGAAGATCTTCCAGATCGAACGGTTCGAGGACGAGTATCGAGACGTCCTCGGCGACGAGCAGCGCGAGGCGTTCAACGAACTCCGGACCTCGCTGGTCATGTTCGGGCCCGCTCGAGAACACGTCAAGACGCTGTACTTCCAGTGGGAACTCATCAACCTCTCGCGGTACATCCTCTACGTCGCGATTCCTGCGCTGCTCATCTCCGGGATGATGTTGACGTTCGTCGACGCGACGACGATCACCGGATCGATCCTCGGCGTCGAAACGCTGCTCTGGACCGTCGGCGTGACGTTCACCGTCACGCTCGTCCCGTTCTTCTTGCTAACCTCGTACATCGTGCGGATCGCGACGGCCGCGAAACGGACGCTCGCGATCGGCCCGCTGATCCTCCGGGACTCGCAGCGGTGAGAGCCAACGGATCGCGACGAACTGCCGCCTATTCGACCGGGACCGAGACGCCTTCCTCCGCGGACCGGTAGATGGCGTCGATCACGCGCTGGACGGTCAGGGCCTGTTCGACCGTGTTCCGTTCGGGCGCCTCGCCGGCTTCGACGGTCGCGAGGAACCGCCTGTCGCTTCCCTCCCAGCCGGTGTAGTCGAGTTCGCCGCCGGTGAGCGTAGAGTCGAGGAGGTGGTCGGTTCCCTGTTTGCCGGCCTGGTACATCGTCAGCTCCTCGCCGCCGAGTTCGAGCTCCGCGCCGGCGTCGGTACCGCGGACGACGAAGTCGTTCGTCTCGGCCTGGTTCGCGGCCCACGTGACCTCGAGCGAGATCGTCCGGTCGTCTTCACAGCGGATCATCGCCGTGGCCGAGTCCTCGACGTCGAAGACGGCCTCCTCGGTCTCGTCGTACCAGTCGCCGGGGTCCACGTACCCGTCGCGGTGGCCGAACTCCGTCCGCGTGGTGGCGAAAACCTCCTCGACGGCGGGGTACTCCATCAGGTAGAGCGCGAAGTCGATCGCGTGAACGCCGATGTCGACGACCGCGCCGCCGCCGGACAGTTCCTGGTTGGTGAACCACGAACCGACGCCGGGGATCCCCCGCCGACGGACGTAGTTCGCGTCGACGTGCGTGATATCGCCGAAGAGACCCTCCTCCTGGTAGTCCTTGAACACCTCCGGCGCGGTCGAAACGCGGTTGTGGAAGTTCACTATGCAGAAGCCGTCGGCGTCGGCCGCGGCTGCGGCGATTCGCTCGGCGCTCTCGAGGTCGTTCGCGAGCGGCTTCTCGCAGAAGACGTCGTAGCCGTGCTCGAGCGCGGCGACGACGGCCGGTTCGTGGAACGCGTTCGGGGTCGAGACCGCGACGGCGTCGAGCTCTTCGGCCTCGTACATCGCCTCGAACTCCTCGTAGACCGTCGCGCCGTACGTTTGTGCGAACTCCTCGCGCGTGGTAGCGATCAGGTCGGCGCCCGCGACGACGTCGTGACCGAACGTCTCGGCGTTCGTGGCGTGGGTCTGTCCCATGAAGCCGAGCCCGACGACACCGAGTCGGACGCTGCCCGTTGAATCAGTCATCAGTTCGTGTGAGCGGGTGCACCACAGAAAGCGTTAGCGTTGCGGCGAACACGGCGACGCCCGCGGCGGGACGCAATCGACGACGCTTTGGCTCCGGTGGACGGTCCCTGGCACATGGCCATTCGATTCGTCACGGGCAACGAGGGCAAGGTTGGGGAAGCCCGCGAGTACCTCGAGGGGATCGACTCCGTCGAACAGGTCGACTACGACTACGCCGAACTCCAGAGCGACTCGCTCGAGGAGATCGTCACCCGCGGCGCTCGCGAGGCCGTCAACGCGCTGGACAGCGAGGAGCCGGTG contains:
- a CDS encoding Gfo/Idh/MocA family protein produces the protein MTDSTGSVRLGVVGLGFMGQTHATNAETFGHDVVAGADLIATTREEFAQTYGATVYEEFEAMYEAEELDAVAVSTPNAFHEPAVVAALEHGYDVFCEKPLANDLESAERIAAAAADADGFCIVNFHNRVSTAPEVFKDYQEEGLFGDITHVDANYVRRRGIPGVGSWFTNQELSGGGAVVDIGVHAIDFALYLMEYPAVEEVFATTRTEFGHRDGYVDPGDWYDETEEAVFDVEDSATAMIRCEDDRTISLEVTWAANQAETNDFVVRGTDAGAELELGGEELTMYQAGKQGTDHLLDSTLTGGELDYTGWEGSDRRFLATVEAGEAPERNTVEQALTVQRVIDAIYRSAEEGVSVPVE